In a single window of the Candidatus Binatia bacterium genome:
- a CDS encoding dihydroorotate dehydrogenase-like protein, translated as MDLRTTYLGMTLRTPLVPSASPLSQEIDNIRRMEDAGASAVVLYSLFEEQLVLERYELNRRLTQGTESFAEALTYFPEPSQFHLGPEGYLNHIRKAKTAVNIPVIASLNGTSMGGWTSYAKQMQEAGADALELNVYSIPTDPEQTVDQIEQTYIDILNAVSSVVTIPVALKLGPFFSNMARMARRIDEAGANALVLFNRFYQPDIDLEALEIRPRVLLSTPQALRLPLTWIGILYGRIRANMAATSGIHAAEDVLKLLMVGADVTMLCSVLLQHGIDHIRVIEQGIRDWMDAHEYVSVQQMKGSMSQQNCANPSAFSRAHYVGTLQSYKPA; from the coding sequence ATGGACCTCAGGACCACGTACTTGGGCATGACCCTACGGACACCGCTGGTGCCGTCGGCGTCACCGCTGTCTCAAGAGATCGACAACATCCGGCGCATGGAGGACGCGGGCGCGTCCGCCGTCGTCTTGTACTCGTTGTTCGAGGAGCAACTCGTCCTCGAACGTTATGAGCTGAACCGTCGCCTTACACAGGGCACCGAGAGCTTCGCCGAAGCACTGACGTATTTCCCCGAACCGAGTCAGTTTCATCTCGGACCCGAGGGCTACTTGAATCACATCCGCAAGGCCAAGACGGCGGTCAACATCCCCGTCATCGCCAGCTTGAACGGCACGTCGATGGGCGGGTGGACCAGCTACGCGAAGCAGATGCAAGAAGCCGGCGCCGATGCCTTGGAGCTCAACGTCTATTCCATCCCGACCGACCCGGAGCAGACCGTCGATCAAATCGAGCAAACGTATATCGACATCCTCAACGCGGTCAGCTCGGTGGTCACCATACCGGTGGCGCTGAAGCTCGGCCCGTTCTTCAGCAACATGGCGCGCATGGCCCGGCGCATCGACGAAGCCGGCGCCAACGCGCTGGTGCTGTTCAATCGCTTCTACCAGCCGGACATCGACCTCGAGGCGCTCGAAATCCGCCCGCGCGTGTTGCTGAGCACGCCGCAGGCGCTGCGTCTGCCGCTCACGTGGATCGGCATCCTGTACGGCCGTATCCGCGCCAACATGGCCGCCACGAGTGGCATCCACGCGGCCGAGGACGTGCTGAAGCTGCTGATGGTGGGCGCCGACGTCACGATGCTGTGCTCGGTCCTGCTGCAGCACGGCATCGATCACATCCGCGTAATCGAGCAAGGTATACGCGACTGGATGGACGCTCACGAGTATGTCTCGGTACAGCAGATGAAGGGGAGCATGAGCCAGCAGAACTGCGCCAACCCGTCCGCCTTCTCACGCGCCCATTACGTCGGCACGCTACAGAGCTACAAGCCTGCCTAG